The genomic region CGCTGGCTTTATCCGTAACAGTATAAATCTCCGTTGGAGTTTTGGTGGTACTCTCAAAAAGCGAAGGTTTATTTTGATTATGGACCAAAATGCCGAGATGACCAACAAAATAATTGTGGTACTCCTCGATTTCAAGATTAAAGGTAGGCAAATCAACAACGGTGGTGGTCGAAATACTGGTTATCTTTTCAATATCACCCGAAGAACTTAAGACAGGCATACCAATCGCAAGTTCCTTTGTTGGCAACCATTTTTTAATGTCCGTTATCCAAAAAAGGTGTTTTGAGGTGGCATCTATAGAAGAATTATTTTCAGTTTTTAAATTAAAATAACGGTCGGTCCAGTTGTTATAAGTCCGAACTATATTTTTTTCCTCTACCCTATTCTTTTTTACATTATATGATAGCACCTTGTCACCAGCTGTAAGTTTTTCTATTTCTTTTGTTCCGTTTGGTGTTTTGACCAAAGTCCCTGCGAGAAAACAAGGTTCAGTCTTACCCAACTGATCATACGGTACATCATCCGCAATCTTGGCAACATCGTCCCCAGCTTCGATAACATCATCTACCACCTCTACAACATCATCAGCTGCTCGTCCGGCTCTCCACATTCGAAATCCCTTTTCAATCGCCTTCCCGGCCCCCAAAAACAAAAAGCCCAGCGCTACCTCTTTAAACAAGGCTTCTTCATCGCCATCTTGGGAATAATCGTACAACGCTTTTACCGTTAACAGACAACCTGCCACCTCCAAGGCGGCAACGGTGACGGCAATACCCGTGGCCAAAGCCCCTGATGCTGCGCCTACGGCAGCAATAGCCGCGATCGCCGCTCCTCCAGTAACTACTATCAGGGCAACAGCGGCTACGACCAAAGCCACTTTACCCAAAGTACTCCAAAATCCACCTTCCTCCTCGGCACAAGCTGCTTCGGCTTCTTCCAATGAGTAAAAAATCTCGATTTTACCGCCGACACTGCAAGGCAGGACCGAGTCTTCCAATAACGGGTTAAAATACCCTACGAAAATACCGTCCTCAAAACCGTCCCAGGCAACGGGTGCCGGTACACAGGCACTACCGGTCACCGAGCACGTGCCAAAAGGCTGTACGTTGACCATGGGGACCATATCGCCGGTATTTGCGATAGGCTCGTCGAACAAAAACGAATTATTGTTGTTCGTGATTTTGAACTCCATGGGGGCCGTGCCTTTGTCACAGGCTAAATAGGTTCCTTGTGGTACATACTTTTTAGCGCCCATTGGTTTCGGTATTAAATTCAGCGATGTCTTGCTTGCTCTCGGTCATGTAAAAACCAGGAATCTTTACTTTTATCTGTTGCGTACCTTTAACGAGCCAATGGTTACGGTCAAACTCTAAGCGTTCTTTATAGTCTACCTGTAGTTCCACTTTCATGTCTACCTTATCCTTTAATGTTCTGATGAACTTTGTCAACTCCCTACCATCTAACTTCTCCTCATCAACGGTACCGCTACCTTCAATCACCAAAGGGTTTTTAATGTCCCCGCTAGAGATAAGTTTATAATCGATTTTTAAAGGAAGGGATTGGGTTACCAAAAATTTGGCGAGTTGCCTGTTCACTGTGTTTTCTGAAGCATTTGTATAGTTTCCGTAAAGTCCGGGAAATAAAAAATATAAGGCTCCCTGGTTCGCTACTTCTTTTTCCAGACTACCATTTTTAAGATTGTTTTCGACAATGGCTATGGTCTTATCAATTTGATCACGGGTTTCCTTGGTAGCTTCTTTTTTCCATTTTTTGCGCAGTTTGCCCCATTTTTCGATTACTAAAGGTTTGTTATATATTTTTTTGAAATTTCCTTTCTCATCAGTGCCCACGGTCACTTCATGCAACAAAGCGTTCATTTCCCTGTTCAATTTTTCAGTAGCACTGTCCTTGCCAAAATCTTCGGATATGGTCCTCACATCAAAAATATGCCCTTCACCCGTAATATTTGGTCTAACATAAGTTTTTTCGAGCACGGACTCAGACGAGTTTTTCATCATAACATCTTTTGTGGCAACAATGGACTTGGATGTATGTTTGTAGTTTTTACGCTGTAGCGCATGTGGCCGAATCTGCAATAGTGTTTCCATCTGATCTACCCTTTGTTCACATGTACCTCGCCGCCTGTAAGTTTGCTGGTTGCCCTGCCATGCATGGCCAGTTCTTTCCCGGAAAGAATATCTACTTTTTCATTACCCACAACATTAAGGTTGGTTTTTGCCTTTACCTTGACTTCGGCTTCGGTACTTCTCATATCAACATTTTCCTTACCACTTATTTGTACCGTAGCTTCTGCACTGTGCATACCAATGGCATCTTTTGATGCTATGGCAATAGTAGATTCTTCAGATTTTATGGTCAACGCGTTTTTTGCTTTAATATCAATGGTGTCCGCGTTCAATGAAAGGTTGCCAGGAGCGGTAATGCTGATGCTACTGTTTTTGGTGTCCAAAAATATCTTATTGCTGTTTTTGTCCGTAATGGTTATCGATTCTTCCCCATCGGTATCGTTCAGTTCTATGAGGTGCCCGCTCCTGGTCCTTATGGCCTTGGTGTTGTTTTCCGGGTCGGCGAACCCGCTTTTTGTGCTCGCGCTATGGCCCGCACTGAGGACAAAGGGCCGCTCTGGGTTGTTGCCCTCGAAGCCCACGAGTACCTCCTCGTCCTTTTCGGGGATGAAATAAAAGCCTTTTCCGCTGCCGGAATAGGGAGTATGCATCTTTATCCATGGGGTGGAAGTGCCCATAGGTTTCTGCCACCCGAACTGTACCTTTATGCGACCCAGGCCTTCTGGATCGGCATTGTCGAGGACGAGCCCCCTCTGTGCCTGTGCGAAAGGTGCACTGAAGACATTACCGTAGAACGGGTGTTCGGTGCCTTCTGGTACCCCCTCGAACTCGTTCAGGTAATGTCCGCTATGGTCGAAACCATGCGTTATCTTTGTGACCATGTAGGAGCCATAGGCGTCCTTTGTATTGCCGTCGGTAAAGTTGAGCCCCTCTACGGTAAGGGTATCGCCCACACAAAGGGAAACGAGTTCCGAAGAGCCGGAGGCGGTGACCATGGCCGACGTTCGGGCATGTACGGCCACCTTGGCAGCGGTGTCCATACCGCCCTGCCCGCTATATTCATGTTGGTCCAAGGACCAGTGGTAGTTCCCCTTTTTCGAGAACAGCGTCTCGGAAGCACCGTCCACTACATCGATATAGG from Costertonia aggregata harbors:
- a CDS encoding PAAR-like protein; amino-acid sequence: MGAKKYVPQGTYLACDKGTAPMEFKITNNNNSFLFDEPIANTGDMVPMVNVQPFGTCSVTGSACVPAPVAWDGFEDGIFVGYFNPLLEDSVLPCSVGGKIEIFYSLEEAEAACAEEEGGFWSTLGKVALVVAAVALIVVTGGAAIAAIAAVGAASGALATGIAVTVAALEVAGCLLTVKALYDYSQDGDEEALFKEVALGFLFLGAGKAIEKGFRMWRAGRAADDVVEVVDDVIEAGDDVAKIADDVPYDQLGKTEPCFLAGTLVKTPNGTKEIEKLTAGDKVLSYNVKKNRVEEKNIVRTYNNWTDRYFNLKTENNSSIDATSKHLFWITDIKKWLPTKELAIGMPVLSSSGDIEKITSISTTTVVDLPTFNLEIEEYHNYFVGHLGILVHNQNKPSLFESTTKTPTEIYTVTDKASGKVVYVGQTTQGTSTRISQHAAEGGIKAEWDNPGKYDIDTPKSGNWTPYEAHAWEQHHIEKNGGKANLANKKNAITKAKYDKFGNLHNPC
- a CDS encoding type VI secretion system Vgr family protein — translated: MSKIVSPKLLIDGSEFLPKSSYRVTISQSMGDHSAFRISFPANATEGYGSALMDNALKSVGKKVSIGLDNGELEFIGVVTSADLQKHSGAPGNLILSGYSPSILLSRSAQCKSYEEGTSLGQVITDTFDGHDTNLLKTALGNGTDIKLPYTVQYNEDDFSFVRRLCARYGVWMYDNGKALHVGRSGQGSFQGTYGENVHTFQLSANLQGRIFGVSSHDWVNDSLLESDASAYKAQGGHPYIDVVDGASETLFSKKGNYHWSLDQHEYSGQGGMDTAAKVAVHARTSAMVTASGSSELVSLCVGDTLTVEGLNFTDGNTKDAYGSYMVTKITHGFDHSGHYLNEFEGVPEGTEHPFYGNVFSAPFAQAQRGLVLDNADPEGLGRIKVQFGWQKPMGTSTPWIKMHTPYSGSGKGFYFIPEKDEEVLVGFEGNNPERPFVLSAGHSASTKSGFADPENNTKAIRTRSGHLIELNDTDGEESITITDKNSNKIFLDTKNSSISITAPGNLSLNADTIDIKAKNALTIKSEESTIAIASKDAIGMHSAEATVQISGKENVDMRSTEAEVKVKAKTNLNVVGNEKVDILSGKELAMHGRATSKLTGGEVHVNKG